From one Culex quinquefasciatus strain JHB chromosome 3, VPISU_Cqui_1.0_pri_paternal, whole genome shotgun sequence genomic stretch:
- the LOC6041223 gene encoding receptor-like protein 40, with translation MNYLTLLVVLTINQLSVAVLVKQYNCDKYILAWCQLHNVTVLQDQDLKSVQFPEVPQLGFINGTIVHFSHTLNLNLFKSGVLRIFARGTKISRLTLPNTIEQLYFRDNDLQAVDIEPKVSYAIKFLRIHLNKLRDITNFQHLKGLVELNLCDNLIEHLSFDTFASMVQLKQLLLCGNRLKTLTATHDIKLPNLYHLDLSGNFLFNQTSLNRWYFPRLGNFSLRDNLLTTLDVRIIAQRFPVLQILDVEHNSLNCETYQQLLKHVHQRRIIFNVDKRMCQELPAPVIPRSVPPSSGNELEENGGDWRTLVRQLKERLYQQVKIINGQRTEIEQLKANLTTLMEQFDLVVTEPAKANDPF, from the exons ATGAATTATCTAACGTTGCTCGT TGTTCTCACGATCAACCAACTCTCGGTGGCCGTGCTAGTGAAGCAGTACAACTGTGATAAATACATTCTAGCCTGGTGTCAGCTACACAACGTGACCGTTCTGCAAGATCAGGACCTCAAATCGGTGCAGTTCCCTGAAGTGCCTCAGCTGGGCTTCATCAACGGAACGATCGTACATTTTTCCCATACTCTTAACCTGAACCTGTTCAAATCCGGAGTGCTGCGTATCTTCGCACGTGGAACCAAGATATCTCGGCTAACCTTACCCAACACGATCGAACAGCTCTACTTCCGAGACAACGATCTCCAAGCAGTGGACATCGAACCGAAAGTTTCCTACGCGATCAAGTTCCTTCGCATTCACTTGAACAAACTTCGAGACATCACCAACTTCCAGCATCTCAAGGGTCTCGTCGAGCTGAACCTCTGTGACAACCTAATCGAACACCTCTCATTCGACACATTCGCCTCAATGGTACAGCTTAAACAACTACTACTCTGCGGCAACCGTCTCAAGACCCTCACCGCCACACACGACATCAAACTGCCGAATCTCTACCACCTAGACCTATCCGGCAACTTCCTGTTCAATCAAACGTCCCTCAACCGATGGTACTTTCCGCGCCTCGGAAACTTCTCCCTCCGGGACAACCTCCTAACCACCCTAGACGTACGGATCATAGCCCAACGCTTCCCCGTCCTTCAAATCCTAGACGTCGAACACAACTCCCTCAACTGCGAAACGTACCAACAACTGCTTAAACACGTCCACCAGCGGCGAATCATCTTCAACGTCGACAAACGAATGTGCCAAGAGCTTCCAGCTCCCGTGATCCCCCGATCCGTTCCGCCGAGCAGTGGCAACGAGCTGGAGGAGAATGGCGGCGATTGGCGAACGCTGGTGCGGCAGCTCAAGGAGCGCCTGTACCAGCAGGTCAAGATCATCAACGGGCAGCGGACGGAAATCGAACAGCTGAAGGCTAATCTGACCACGCTGATGGAGCAGTTTGACCTGGTGGTGACGGAACCGGCCAAGGCGAATGACCCGTTTTGA